From Streptomyces sp. NBC_00683, one genomic window encodes:
- the def gene encoding peptide deformylase, whose translation MRNRPIPGSSGLVRALRLLGDPVLHSPCEEVTDFGPSLARLVEDMFATMYAAQGVGLAANQIGVPLKVFVYDCPDDDEVRHLGHLVNPVLVEADGITVRGPEGCLSLPGLEAGTQRFDHAVVEGRSMTGEAVRIAGTGWFARCLQHECDHLDGRVYTDRLTGLRRARALRAARRAPWGRTD comes from the coding sequence ATGCGAAACCGCCCGATCCCCGGCAGTTCCGGACTCGTTCGTGCCTTGAGACTGCTCGGCGACCCGGTGCTCCACAGTCCGTGCGAGGAAGTCACCGACTTCGGGCCCTCGCTCGCCCGGCTGGTCGAGGACATGTTCGCCACCATGTACGCGGCGCAGGGGGTCGGGCTCGCCGCGAACCAGATCGGCGTCCCGTTGAAGGTGTTCGTCTACGACTGCCCGGACGACGACGAAGTCCGGCATCTGGGACATCTCGTCAATCCGGTACTCGTCGAGGCGGACGGCATCACCGTACGCGGACCGGAGGGGTGCCTTTCACTTCCCGGCCTCGAAGCAGGTACCCAGCGCTTCGACCATGCGGTGGTCGAGGGCAGGTCCATGACGGGCGAGGCGGTGCGGATCGCCGGCACCGGCTGGTTCGCCCGCTGTCTTCAGCACGAGTGCGACCACCTGGACGGCCGGGTCTACACCGACCGGCTGACCGGACTGCGCCGCGCCAGGGCGCTGCGCGCGGCCCGGCGGGCGCCGTGGGGGCGTACGGACTGA
- a CDS encoding Mur ligase family protein — MAGNTEPLSPRAKLAVTAGKAAAAVSRAAGRGSGSVIGGRVALKLDPDLLGRLAQHLDVILVSATNGKTTTTRLIAEALRAAGPVVSNALGANMPAGITSALAGGSDAKYGVIEVDEKYLAGVARDTTPKVIALLNLSRDQLDRAAETRMLAEKWREGLSGSKAVIVANADDPLIVWAASSSPNVVWVAAGQAWKDDAWSCPSCGGVMQRPGDDWFCGECGFRRPAPSWALNGDYVLDPHGSAWPIHLQLPGRANKANATSSAAVAAVFGVPPQVALERMYQVQAVAGRYDVVTFLGRELRLLLAKNPAGWLETFSLIDPPPTPVILSVNARGADGTDTSWLWDVDYTQLYGHPIFVLGDRKLDLAVRLEVAGLDFRVCETLDEAVQMAPPGRIEVIANYTAFQDLRRRVGN, encoded by the coding sequence ATGGCAGGCAACACGGAGCCGTTGTCGCCGCGGGCCAAGCTCGCCGTGACGGCGGGCAAGGCCGCGGCGGCGGTGTCGCGCGCTGCGGGGCGCGGCAGCGGATCGGTGATCGGCGGCCGGGTGGCGCTCAAGCTCGACCCCGACCTGCTGGGGCGGCTGGCGCAGCACTTGGACGTGATCCTCGTGTCCGCGACGAACGGCAAGACGACCACCACCCGGCTGATCGCCGAGGCACTCCGGGCCGCTGGGCCCGTCGTGTCGAACGCGCTCGGCGCCAACATGCCCGCGGGAATCACCTCCGCGCTGGCCGGCGGATCGGACGCGAAGTACGGCGTGATCGAGGTCGACGAGAAGTATCTCGCCGGCGTCGCACGCGATACGACGCCGAAGGTGATCGCGCTGCTCAACCTCTCCCGCGACCAGCTGGACCGCGCCGCGGAGACCCGGATGCTGGCCGAGAAGTGGCGTGAGGGCCTCTCCGGCTCGAAGGCCGTGATCGTCGCCAACGCGGACGACCCGCTGATCGTCTGGGCGGCGTCCTCCTCCCCCAACGTGGTGTGGGTCGCGGCCGGACAGGCGTGGAAGGACGACGCCTGGTCCTGCCCGTCCTGCGGCGGTGTGATGCAGCGCCCCGGCGACGACTGGTTCTGCGGCGAGTGCGGCTTCCGCCGTCCCGCCCCCAGCTGGGCGCTCAACGGCGACTACGTCCTGGACCCGCACGGGTCCGCGTGGCCGATCCACCTCCAGCTGCCGGGCCGGGCCAACAAGGCGAACGCCACCAGTTCGGCCGCGGTCGCCGCGGTCTTCGGTGTGCCGCCGCAGGTCGCCCTGGAGCGGATGTACCAGGTGCAGGCTGTCGCGGGCCGCTACGACGTCGTGACCTTCCTCGGCCGCGAGCTGCGGCTCCTGCTGGCGAAGAACCCGGCGGGCTGGCTCGAGACGTTCTCCCTGATCGACCCCCCGCCCACCCCGGTGATCCTCTCCGTGAACGCCCGAGGCGCGGACGGTACGGACACCTCCTGGCTGTGGGACGTCGACTACACCCAGCTGTACGGGCACCCGATCTTCGTGCTCGGTGACCGCAAGCTGGACCTCGCGGTGCGGCTCGAGGTTGCCGGACTGGACTTCCGTGTCTGCGAGACCCTGGACGAGGCCGTCCAGATGGCTCCTCCCGGCCGCATCGAAGTCATCGCCAACTACACCGCCTTCCAGGACCTGCGCCGTCGTGTCGGCAACTGA
- a CDS encoding TetR family transcriptional regulator has product METTRGAERQRTAAERRRRELLEAADRVVLRDGPKASMNAIAAEAGITKPILYRHFGDKGGLYRALGKRHTDALLSALRAALDAPSERRERVEATLDTYLAAIEARPQVYRFLMHPSDDAAPSPEQGFDVGRHSAPLLRRLGEELGKVIAERVDLGPDSEQMARIWGHGIVGMMHAAGDWWLGDRPCSREQLVHSLADLLWGRLAEAGDLPGGQGF; this is encoded by the coding sequence ATGGAGACCACACGAGGGGCCGAGCGACAGCGGACGGCGGCCGAGCGCCGCCGCCGGGAGCTGCTCGAAGCGGCGGACCGAGTGGTGCTCAGGGACGGGCCCAAGGCGTCGATGAACGCGATCGCAGCGGAGGCCGGGATCACCAAGCCCATCCTCTACCGTCACTTCGGCGACAAGGGCGGCCTCTACCGCGCCCTCGGCAAGCGCCACACGGACGCATTGCTGAGCGCCCTGCGGGCCGCGCTCGACGCCCCCTCCGAGCGGCGCGAACGGGTCGAGGCGACCCTGGACACCTATCTCGCGGCGATCGAGGCCCGCCCCCAGGTCTACCGCTTCCTCATGCACCCGTCCGACGACGCGGCACCCTCCCCGGAGCAGGGCTTCGACGTGGGCCGGCACTCCGCCCCGCTGCTGCGCCGCCTCGGCGAGGAGCTCGGCAAGGTGATCGCCGAACGGGTCGACCTCGGCCCGGACAGCGAACAGATGGCCCGCATCTGGGGCCACGGCATCGTCGGCATGATGCACGCGGCCGGCGACTGGTGGCTCGGCGACCGCCCCTGCTCGCGCGAACAGCTGGTACACAGCCTCGCCGACCTGCTCTGGGGCAGGCTGGCCGAGGCCGGCGACCTGCCGGGCGGCCAGGGCTTCTGA